CCGGAAGTGGTGCTCAATCGAATGAGGAAGCATCCGAAGATAATTCGGAGTTTAACGGTAAGTATTACAATTTTAAAGGTCCGGTAGGCATGCCTGAAACGGTGCAAAAACCGTATCCGCCGTTTTACCTGGGTGGAAGTTCACCGATTGCAAAGCGGGTCGCTGTTGAACACGCAGATACATTCCTCATGTGGGGCGAGCCGCATGACTGGATTCAGGAGCAGATCGAAGAAATTGAAGTCATTCGCGAACAGATCAAAGAGGAAACCGGACAAGATCGCCAGTTGCGTTACGGCATGCGGGCACAGGTACTCATCCGGGATACGGAAGAAGAAGCATGGGCGGCGGCTTGGGAGATTATTAGCAAAGTACCACCAGAGGCCATCGAAAAAGCCAAAGCAGCCTTCGCAGAGACGGATGCAACCAACCAACGCAGGCAGAATGAGCTGCGGGAACTGTCCGAGAAGCAGCAGTTCGTCGTAGGTCCAAACCTGTGGACAGGTTTGTCCGTTGTACGTTCTGGCGGTGCCATCCTCATTGTGGGTACAGCAGAACAGGTCGCAGAACGATTGATGGAATATGGAGATCTGGGCGTGACGACTTTCATTCTGTCCGGTTATCCGCATCTGGAAGAAGCCGAAATTTTCGGCCGCACGGTTATGCCCATCATTCGTGAGAAGTGGAAAACAAGACAGAAGAAGCATTCAGTTACTACCAACTAAATAAGTTCAACTAATCTTTTTATACGAAAACGGAGAGGACAGAAATAACGTGAAGAAGCGAAGCTAAAAGCTTTCTGAAAGAAAGCTACTTCGTAAGCATCATCTCGCCTGAAAGCTTTCTGGAAGAAAGCTGCATCGGAAGCACACGCTATCCCCGGATTTCCACTTTAATTAAGTGATTTAAAAAAAATCTGGGGATAGCAGCGATTGGAAGATGGTTCTGACCGCGTAGTGGTTCAGTGTAAAATCATTGTTTAACTTATATAACATCCTTCAGGAGGTCTTCTTTCATGAGAAAAAAACAAAAATATATCCTGCCCCTAGTCAGTATGCTGGTGATGTCCATCCTGCTGTCTGCCTGCGGCGGCGGGGATAACGCGGCATCAGGAGGGAGCGATTCCTCCGGTTCGGGCAAAGTAACAATCAGCTTCATGCACTGGCGTGGAGAGGATGTGGAAGCACTGAACAAGACGATTGATGCGTTTGAAAAGGAAAATCCGAACATCCATGTGGAAATGCAGACTCTTCCTTCGGACCAATATCAATCCACTGTACAATCCAAAATCAGTGATGGTTCAGTTGGGGATGTATTTGCTTCCTTCCCTGGTGCACAGTTCGAAGCCTTCACCAAAGCCGGATTGTTCACCGATCTGACTGGATCGTCGTTTCTGTCTGCATACAATCCTAAGTTAATTGAAGCAGGCCAGCACGATGGGAAGCAATATGCAATCCCTTATCAACTCGTATACAACGATCCAATCTATAATGTGAAGCTGTTCGAAAAATATGGATTGACACCACCGACGGATTGGGAAGGCTTCCTGGCACTCTGCCAGACGCTGAAAGACAATGGCATTATTCCGATTGCCTTTGCTGGAGCGGACATTGGTCCGGGCCAATTCATGAATACGATGGTGATGAACAATGCGCCGAGTGACGACATTTTTACCAAAGTAGAAGCTGGCGAAGCCAAACTGACGGATGAGTTCTGGGTGAAAACATTAACTCAGATCAAAGAACTGAACGACAAAGGATACTTCCAGCAGGACGCACTGGGCACGAAAGACCCGGCAGCGGGAGCGCTGTTTATTCAGGAAAAAGCAGCGATGCTCGCAAGTGGATCGTATCAACTCGCTCAGAACAAACAGCAAAATCCGAATCTGGAGCAAAAGCTGCTTGCACCGATTACCGTAAGTGCAGATCAGGCGAAGTATGAAGGTGTTCATACCACGACATTTATGCTCGCGGTGAACAGTAAGTCCAAACATCCGGAAGAAGCGAAGAAGTTCATCGAGTTCCTGAGCAATCCGGAAGTGGCTGGTGAATATGCGAACCAGACGGGACAGAATGTAACGGTAAATGATGTGAAGTACGATACACCTGAGCTTCAGGTTGCGGGAGATTGGGCGAGCAAAAAGACCGTGTTCCAGCCACGGTTTACCATCCTGAATGGAGATAATCAGAAAGCAGTGACGAACTCCATTCAGGCTGTGCTGAGCGGCACTTCTCCTGAAGAAGCAGCGCAGCAGGCACAGGCGATCATTGATCAGCATATCGGGAAATAAACGATGAAGAACCGTATTCAGCTATCCCTGTTTCTGTTACCCGGGTTGCTGCTGTACGTTGCACTGTTCGTATTTCCTACATTGACGGGGCTGTTCTACTCCTTTACGGATTGGGACGGGGTATCCCCGTCGTATGCATTTGTAGGGCTGGATAATTACAAGGACAGTCTCAGCAGCATCGTATTCCGCAAAGCATTTGGCAACAACGTGGAGTTCATGTTAACGGTTGTCATTGCGCAAACGTTTATTTCACTTGTTCTGGCGCTGCTCCTGGTACGCAACACCAAGACACGCATTGCACTCCGGGCGCTCTATTTTCTGCCTGCGATTCTGTCCTCCGTATCGGTGGGTCTGATCTGGGCATTTATGTATGATCCTTCGATCGGGCTGATTAACTATGGATTGAACGAGGCAGGTATGGGGAGCATGGCCCACAACTGGATTGGTGATCCGAAGATCGCCATCTACTCGATTGCCGCGGTACAGGTCTGGGCACATGCCGGGCAAATGATGATCGTGTTTATCGCAGGTCTGCAAGGCATTCCGGCAGAGCTGTATGAAGCAGCACGTATGGATGGCGGCAGCAAATGGCAGGTATTCCGTACCGTGACCTGGCCGCTGCTTGCACCTTCGGCAACGATTGTTGTTGCCTATACGACGATTCAATCGTTTAAGGCGTTTGACCTCATTTTCACCATGACGGACGGAGGCCCGAACTACGCTACTGAAATTTTGACGACATATATCTATCACACCGCCTTTGGCAGTTATTCATTTGGCCTCGCTTCTGCGGGTTCGATGATCTTCCTGGTTCTGCTCGCTTTGCTGACGTTATTGCAGTTCAAGGCGCTGCGTGCCGACCGGGTAAGCTATTAACTGTTGGACGGATTGAAGTGCTCGTGAGCAGGGAAGTTGAGAGTACGATGAGTTATTGAACGAGTTGTTGAGTCCATTATGTTGAAATAACTTGAGGGCTGGAATGATTAATTTTAACGGACTCTGGCAGCAGACCTAAGGAAGAAGGGAGGGAATTTATATGTTTTTAAAATGGTTCAACCGCCTGATTTTATTGGTGTACGCGCTGCTGATTATCGTGCCGTTGTACTTTGTATTTGTGTCATCGTTCAAAACGAGCAGCAACTTCTTCATCAGTCCATTTAGCTGGCCGGACCCGTTTACGTGGGATAATCTTACGGGCATGTTCCGCAACCAGCCGATGTGGCAGTATTTCGGGAACAGTCTGGTTGTAACGCTGGGTACGGTTGCGATTGAGTTATTGCTCAGCAGTATGATTGCTTATGCCATTGTCCGCTGGGGCGGCAGCGTGGGCAAAATTGTGTTTGCTTTATTCGTGGCTGGGCTGATCGTTCCTTCCCAAGTGAGCATGCTGCCGATCTATTCCCTGACGCGTACGCTTGGATGGTCGGACAGTCTGACTGGACTCATTGTAGTATCAGCGGCGATGTTAATGCCGGTCTCCGTATTTATGCTGACGGGCTTCATGCGTATGCTGAATGCGGAAATACTGGAAGCGGGCAGTATGGATGGAGCAAGCGAGTGGAGGCTCTACACACGAATTGCACTGCCGCTGGCAGCTCCTTCGCTGGCGGCAACAGCTACGTTCCTGCTCGTTATGGTGTGGAATGATCTGCTCATTCCGATGCTGATGCTCAGCAGTAAATCCAAGCTGACGTTACCACTCGCACTCATGCAGTTCCGTGGGGAATACGTGACGAACTATCCGATGATGCTCACCGGTGTGCTGGTTACAGCCATTCCGATGATTGTGCTGTTCATTCTGCTCCAGCGTTATTTTGTAGCAGGTTTGACAGCGGGTTCACTCAAGGGGTAAGGAATGGGAAGAAGATCAACGGATATGCGTATTTTACATTGATTTCTGGATCATTCTGCATAATAATGGTTTAGTGTCAGAATGACTACATAGAGATCAAGGGAGCTATAGGACATGAGCAAACTGGAAGTATTGCAGAATCCCAAGCAGCGCAAGCTGCTGTTCAGTGCCGGCATGAGCTGGCTGTTTGATGCCATGGAAGTCGGCATGATTTCCTTCATCGTGGCTGCACTCGCCAAGGAATGGAGTCTCAGTCCGGGACAAGTCGGGGTGCTTACGAGTATCAACTCCATCGGTATGGCGCTCGGTGCATTGCTTGCGGGGGCACTTGCGGACCGTTTCGGCCGAAAGGCCATTTTGATGTGGACCCTACTGGTATTTACGATTGCTAGTGGCCTGTCAGCATTGGCGACCGGATTCGCCGTATTGTGTGTACTGCGTCTGATTGCCGGTATCGGCCTCGGCGGGGAGCTGCCCGTTGCATCTACATTGGTATCGGAGTCGATGCCTACAGCAGAACGTGGACGTGCAGTTGTACTGCTGGAGAGTTTCTGGGCAGGTGGCTGGATTGTATCGGCACTCATTGCCAACTTTGTTATCCCGGAATATGGCTGGAGAATTGCTTTTGCCATTGGTGCCGTTCCAGCGTTCTATGCGCTGTATCTGCGCCGTGCCATTCAGGACCCGCCTCGTTACAAGAACAATACCAAGATTAAGAAAATCACGTTCCGCGAAAAGGTAGCCACGGTCTGGTCGGCACCTCATCGCCGCACAACGTTGATGCTCTGGATCTTGTGGTTTACCGTCATTTTCTCTTATTATGGCATGTTCCTGTGGTTGCCGTCGGTTGTTATGGCAAAAGGCTTTACGCTGGTCAAAAGCTTCCAGTACGTGCTGATTATGACGATCGCACAGCTGCCAGGTTACTTCACAGCGGCGTACTTCATTGAGCGGTTTGGCCGCAAATTTGTACTTGTCGTTTATCTTACATTGACAGCAGTAAGTGCGATTGCTTTTGGACTGGCAACAACGGAAGCGACGATCCTGACCGCAGGTATCTGTCTTTCCTTCTTCAATCTGGGAGCTTGGGGCGGTCTGTACGCATACAGTCCGGAATTGTACCCCACTTCCGTTCGTTCAACAGGTGTGGGTCTTGCTACATCGGTAGGCCGGATTGGGGGCGTGCTTGCTCCATTAATGGTTGGTATGCTGGTTCAGCGTGAAGTCGCAATCAGCCTAATTTTCACGATATTCTTCGTGACCATCCTCATTGGCGCTGCGGCTGTGCTGTTCCTGGGCCGGGAAACCAAGGGTCTGGAACTGGCCGAATAAATGTCAATAAATACAACGCAACTTTTGTGCGGGTCTGCCTGCCTACGACTATAACGGGGTGGATAAGCGGCAGAAGGTTGATACAAGAAGAGGCATGACTATGGCGTGACCATGGGCTCATGTCTCTTTTTGCTGTGTTTAGAGTGGATTTTCGCCTGCGCCATCGGTCCGATAGACGTCACTTTTTCTATATCCTATAATGACACTCGGGATGTAGGGCCGTGAGGATTCAGGGGGAAGAAGTGGGATCTGGATTCAGAAAAGTGGAGGTTAATGGAATGATGAAGAACAAACTTGAAATGGATCAAACGTGTGAAATGAATGCAAAGAATATGATGAATGAGAAGAATAAAATGAATGAAAAGCAAATGAAGAGTGGACAGAATAGCGTGTGTGAACGGATACGTGTGATTGAGAATGTCGGAATAAATGTGATGTACAGCTATAATGGCAGCGATAGGATGAATGAGATAAACGGGAGATTTGATGTCATTGATCTTACTCCTGTTAACGAGATGAAAGAGATGAAAGAGATGAAAGAGATGAAGATGACGAGCTATCTCTACAGCCATGATGAAGAGTTTAGATTAGATCGCGGGAATGAGAGGCTTGATCTGCATGCAAGCACTGACCACATGGAACCTATTACCGTCAGCCGGAAAGTCACCCATCGCAGGGGGAGAAAGGCTGGCAAAAGAGCAGGACGAGTCAGCGTGCTTCTCGGTGCCTTCGCGATGGCTCTCGGACTTACGATGGCAGCTCCGTCTGCCGGAGCACAGAAACTGGAGCAGGGCGTTCGCGGTGAACATGTGCTTCAATTGCAGGAGCAATTAAGCGAACTGGGGTATTTTAAAGCTGGATTGACCGGATATTACGGTTCTATTACCAAAGGCGCCGTCCGTAAGTTCCAACAGGCTCAGGGGCTGAGTGCGGATGGGATTGCAGGTCCAGCAACACTGAACAGACTGAACAAGAAAGTTGCAGCCCAAGGTAATACACTGCGCCAGCTCGCGAAGCTGATTCACGGGGAAGCGCGCGGAGAATCCTTTGAAGGACAGGTCGCTGTAGGCGCGGTTGTCTTGAACCGAGTGCATTCTAATGCATTCCCTTCATCAATTCCGAAAGTAATTTTCCAAAAAGGGCAGTTCACGGCCATAGACGATGGACAGTTTAATACAAAACCAACCCAGACTTCCTATCAGGCAGCTCGTAAAGCCTTGAATGGCACCGACCCGACACACGGAGCGCTCTATTATTTTAATCCGAAAATTGCCACTTCGTTGTGGAGTAAGAGCAGACCAACGTTGCTGACGATTGGGCAGCATGATTTTACAAGGTGAGTTAGGTTAAGAGATATTAGTAATAATTAAAATAATGGTGAACCCCGGTTGTGCGCTGCTGAATGCAGACGTGCTGCCGGGGTTCTGTTGGTTTTGGAGGGGAGTGACAGGGATTTCCTCCGCACCTTTAAGTTGCTCTCTAATTGACAATGATTATCGTTATCGAATATAGTCAAATTGAATTATAAAGGGATTTATTACTGAATGTAGCTTCAGTATGTGGTCAAACGGGGGAGAAAAATAGTGAACTGGGAAGAGTATATTCAAATGTGGGACCATTCATCGATTCAGCTGGTGGATATTCGCCAAATTGTAATAAGTAGCGGGGGGAAGCAGCAATATCATCTCCCAGTCAGTAGTTTTATATATATCGTGCAAGGACAAGGCTCCCTTTGGTTGGATGAGGATATACATATATTTAAACGGTTTTATCTACTGCATGCAGGAAAAGGAAGCAGGATCAGGATCGAGGCTGGACAGGATGAGGTGACGTACTATTACATTTTATATAGAGGTAGTATGTCACCCAAAGCTAGCAAAGAAATCCAGAAAAACTATCTCATGAACAACCCTTTTCATCTACCCTATGCCTACCAGCCTCTTGCTCCGGTTAATCTGTATCGTCATGTCGATTCGATGTATGAGGAATGGAACCGAAGACAGGTTTTTGAACGTTTTCATGTGAAAATCTTTTTTTACCAGTTCGTATATACACTCGTCCAGCAGCTTAAGCTTCAAGGAGTTACTTCAAAGGAAAAAGATATGGTAGAAGAGATCATCCAGTACATTCACGAACATTTTAATGAATCTATTTCACTTGAATCCTTGGCTGAACAATGGAATTATAGCATTCAATACTTATCGAAACAGTTCAAACTTCGTACTGGCAGAAGTCCTATCGAATACGTGATTCAGGCGCGGATGGCTAAAGCAAAAGAATTAATGATTCGGACAGATGCCACTGCACAGGAGATTGCTTCAAGTGTAGGTTATAGTGACGTTTTTTATTTTACACGTCTGTTCAAGAAGCAGGTCGGGATGACGCCAGGGCAATATAAAAAGAAAATGAAGGAGAGCTTAGGCGATTCAGATAGTCCATGGGAAGGGTTCGTATCCTCTATGGGCAAACATTCTTCTACTTGTTATGTTATTGATGATAATCATTATCAATACAAAACAGAAGGGGATAGACAGATGTATAGAGGAACAAGATCGAAGATGGTATTAACACTCATGTTATGTTTTACATTGATGCTTGCAGCGTGTACGAATGGGAACTCCAGTCAAAATAATAGCCAGGGGTCAGCAGGCGGAAATTCAAATCAGAGTGCAGAGTCGACTCAAAATATGCCTACCAATGAGGCCAAAGAAGATACGAGCATGCGGAAAGTATCAACGGTCATGGGAGAAGTTAGTGTTCCGGCACATCCCAAACGTGTTGTTGTTGACTGGGATTTAGGGCCAGTCTTGGCTGTAGGGGTAACGCCTGTTGGAGCGTCCAGTACACAAATGAACTTTGCAAAGTTTCTAAAACCTTATTTACCTGACACGGTTCAAGATATTGGTTTGGAGGGGAGCATCTCTTTAAAGAAGGTATTGGATTTGACTCCAGATATCATCATTACATGGAATACAGCGGCCTATGAAAGTTACTCCAAAATTGCACCGACCGTCGTGTTTGAGACAAGCAAGTATTCCACGATTCAAGAAGAAATCACGGCCATGGGCGATATCCTGGGTCGACAAGAAGAAGCTAAAAAGTGGAATGAAGATTTTGAAAAACGTACGGAAGCTGCCCGCAATAAAATCAGAAATGTAATTCCTAAAGATGCAACGATCTCCATTGTGGATTATATTACAGTAGACAAATTTTTGATGGTGATTGGCAATGCAGGCGAGCGTGGAGGAAGAGCTACATACGATATTTTGGGACTAAACCCAACGCCTAAAGTAAAAAGTGAAATCATCGACAAAAAAGAGGACCGTATTGAAGTGTCATGGGAGACTGTAAACGATTATGTAGGCGACTACGTCATTGTGCTTAGTGTTGAAGGCAAAGAGCCACCCAAGCTCCCGGTGACTTGGACATCCTTAGATGCCGTCAAAAATCATCATGTAATTGAGATTGAAATGGAAAAATATTTTGCGGCGGATTCATTCTCATCCCTTTTACAAGCAGAAGATATTGCCGACAAGATCACGAAAATGGCTGCCAGTGCTAAATGATTAAATGCTCCAATTGGATTTAGGCTTTCAATGGCAAACTTGAAACAACGCACACCGATTGAACATCAATGCCTATCGTAGCTTAACTATTTTAGTTAGAGGGTACCATCAAAGTCGCCTACATGGCGGCTTTTTTGGCAACATATTCAAATGTACAATAGTAGAGATTTAGAGATTCTATCCAAATGGATATGGGGGGAAGAAAAAAAGGAATAGAAGATACTATTTAATATGGACTATTAACATAATGATGCTCAAATAAGAATCCAAAGCGTAGGAATAAAGGAGGAGTAGCAAGCGCGCTGCTCTTTTTTATTCGCGTTTAGGAATTTATGGAATATGAGTAAAGTCTTATTTTATATCCTTTTTATTGAATTTAAGGATAATGTATAAACAAACATATTCCTTTCAGAATGCTGCCAGTTTGATTCCAGATGTCATGCAGAAGATTAGCAGGCTCTATCCAGACGGTCAGACATTCAATACGTTTATGGAAAAGAAAAAACTTGGAGCTTATACACTCCAATACCAGGAGACCGACTGGGAGTTTCTGCAGCGATTAGCATCTCATTATCATACGGTATTGATTCCTGTATCAACGGAAAAACGCATTCGTATCTATCTGGGTATACCCGAGCAACGGGATGCAGGCAAGCTGGAAGCAACGCATTACCGCATGTATAAGGACATGCTGGCCTATCAACAAGAAGCGCTAGGTGCTAGTGGCCTTAGTGAACAGGATTATATCCGATATGAAGTTAAGGTACATGACCGAGTTTTGCAACTTGGGGATGAGGTACAGTTTAAAGGGCAAAGACTCAACGTTTTTGAAATTCGGACCGAAATGCAGCAGGGGCTACTTATCCACCATTATGTGCTCGGGCACATGAAATCTGCTTATCAGCGTAAGCGATACAACTCACGCCTTGTCGGTGCATCCATTTCAGGACAGATTATGGGCGTCGTGAGAGATGAGGTTAAAGTCCAGTTGGACTGTGACCAGGAATGGAGTCTGGCCACGGCCAATCTGTTCCCTTACTCCACCATGTATGCTTCGGATGATCAGACTGGGTGGTACTGTATGCCTGAGCAAGGGGATAGTATCCGTCTTTACTTTCCTAATGCAAGGGAGGCGGAAGGCATTGCACTGAGCTCTGTTCGCAAGAAAATACCGGAAGAGGCCATGTCATCACCTTCTTCGTCGCCTGCATCGGCCCAAACTACCCAAACTGGAGGTGGTGGAGGAGGGATCACCACTACGGTTGTTCAGCAGGAGCAATTGCAGCCCATTGTGCAATATGACAAGGATTTAAAAGAAGATCTGATGGCCAATCCCAACACCAAATTCCTACTTACACCGACTGGACAGAAGATTACCTTTGAAGAAGACAAAATCACCATTACTGGAGCCACAGGAGGAGCGACTCTGACGCTGACCAGTGCGGGAACCATTATCCTGAACTGTGAGAACAAGATTACCCTTCAGGCAAGTAAGCAGATTGAAATGGTATCCGAGTCCGTCGTCATGCTAGCTAACCAAATAGATCTGTCAACCAAGGATGGAAACGGCGGCCTAACCATCGACCAAGGCCAGGTTGTCATTAAAGGGATTGAGATCTTAATGAACCAATAAAGACAGTGAGGGGCTAGATCATGCATCAGATGGAGCTGTGGCAGCAGTTCTTGGAACAGGAAGTGCTGCCACTTCGGAATAGCAAGATACAGGAGTTGCACACCTATTATGTTAGGCATCGGCAAGAGATAGTACAGGGAATTGTTCCTCTATTTGACGCCTTCTGTGAACGGGTAAGATTGCAACAAGAACAGGGTGAGCTACAGGCGTGCAGTATGCTGCACGTATCGTTAATGCGGACCAGGCTGAATCAGGGAGATCCGGCTTATATGCTATACGCGAGTGATCGGTACCGTGAGGGGGAGATGCCCGCGAGCGGGTTTCTATACGATGCAAGCTGGATTTATCGTTATATGGAACAGTGGTTCGAGGAATGTGAGAGCAGTCGCAAGAGATATATGAACCGGATTGATCAGGTTGCCCTTCATGCATGGCAAACAGGACAGTTGTATCCTTTTCATGTCTATATGGTACATGCTGTCCGTTATGCAATGGATGACATTCGTAAACTAGATTCATTTCAGAACTTAAACAAGGACATAGAATTTGAAGTTCGTGTTGGTGAATTTCAGGATCATGAGGTGACTGAATCGGTATACCGAATGAATGGGATGCAGCGCAGCTCGATAACTTGTAAGGGTTGGCTGGAGAGCAAGCTGACCAGTGAATACATCTATGAACATATTGCGAGTGTAGATCTTACGCAAGGGGATTATGGGGAAATAGATTTCAATTACGCTCGGTTCGAAGAAGTGAAACTCAGCGGTAGCCACATGGAGGAGACGAGCCTACTGGGAACTCGGTTTATGCGGTGCCAGTGTGATCATGTCAACTTTGG
Above is a window of Paenibacillus sp. E222 DNA encoding:
- a CDS encoding LLM class flavin-dependent oxidoreductase is translated as MKFGWFLPTAGDGKYVGVAPEREPSLDYLIQVAQTAETAGFEFVLIPTGGACLDAWVVGSAVMSHTKTLRPLVAIRPGLVTPVLAARMGAALDQLSGGRAMINVVTGSSVRDLEELGDPLAHAHDERYERASEYMEVMKRSWTQSAGLNLTEFAGSGAQSNEEASEDNSEFNGKYYNFKGPVGMPETVQKPYPPFYLGGSSPIAKRVAVEHADTFLMWGEPHDWIQEQIEEIEVIREQIKEETGQDRQLRYGMRAQVLIRDTEEEAWAAAWEIISKVPPEAIEKAKAAFAETDATNQRRQNELRELSEKQQFVVGPNLWTGLSVVRSGGAILIVGTAEQVAERLMEYGDLGVTTFILSGYPHLEEAEIFGRTVMPIIREKWKTRQKKHSVTTN
- a CDS encoding ABC transporter substrate-binding protein produces the protein MRKKQKYILPLVSMLVMSILLSACGGGDNAASGGSDSSGSGKVTISFMHWRGEDVEALNKTIDAFEKENPNIHVEMQTLPSDQYQSTVQSKISDGSVGDVFASFPGAQFEAFTKAGLFTDLTGSSFLSAYNPKLIEAGQHDGKQYAIPYQLVYNDPIYNVKLFEKYGLTPPTDWEGFLALCQTLKDNGIIPIAFAGADIGPGQFMNTMVMNNAPSDDIFTKVEAGEAKLTDEFWVKTLTQIKELNDKGYFQQDALGTKDPAAGALFIQEKAAMLASGSYQLAQNKQQNPNLEQKLLAPITVSADQAKYEGVHTTTFMLAVNSKSKHPEEAKKFIEFLSNPEVAGEYANQTGQNVTVNDVKYDTPELQVAGDWASKKTVFQPRFTILNGDNQKAVTNSIQAVLSGTSPEEAAQQAQAIIDQHIGK
- a CDS encoding carbohydrate ABC transporter permease — its product is MKNRIQLSLFLLPGLLLYVALFVFPTLTGLFYSFTDWDGVSPSYAFVGLDNYKDSLSSIVFRKAFGNNVEFMLTVVIAQTFISLVLALLLVRNTKTRIALRALYFLPAILSSVSVGLIWAFMYDPSIGLINYGLNEAGMGSMAHNWIGDPKIAIYSIAAVQVWAHAGQMMIVFIAGLQGIPAELYEAARMDGGSKWQVFRTVTWPLLAPSATIVVAYTTIQSFKAFDLIFTMTDGGPNYATEILTTYIYHTAFGSYSFGLASAGSMIFLVLLALLTLLQFKALRADRVSY
- a CDS encoding carbohydrate ABC transporter permease translates to MFLKWFNRLILLVYALLIIVPLYFVFVSSFKTSSNFFISPFSWPDPFTWDNLTGMFRNQPMWQYFGNSLVVTLGTVAIELLLSSMIAYAIVRWGGSVGKIVFALFVAGLIVPSQVSMLPIYSLTRTLGWSDSLTGLIVVSAAMLMPVSVFMLTGFMRMLNAEILEAGSMDGASEWRLYTRIALPLAAPSLAATATFLLVMVWNDLLIPMLMLSSKSKLTLPLALMQFRGEYVTNYPMMLTGVLVTAIPMIVLFILLQRYFVAGLTAGSLKG
- a CDS encoding MFS transporter — its product is MSKLEVLQNPKQRKLLFSAGMSWLFDAMEVGMISFIVAALAKEWSLSPGQVGVLTSINSIGMALGALLAGALADRFGRKAILMWTLLVFTIASGLSALATGFAVLCVLRLIAGIGLGGELPVASTLVSESMPTAERGRAVVLLESFWAGGWIVSALIANFVIPEYGWRIAFAIGAVPAFYALYLRRAIQDPPRYKNNTKIKKITFREKVATVWSAPHRRTTLMLWILWFTVIFSYYGMFLWLPSVVMAKGFTLVKSFQYVLIMTIAQLPGYFTAAYFIERFGRKFVLVVYLTLTAVSAIAFGLATTEATILTAGICLSFFNLGAWGGLYAYSPELYPTSVRSTGVGLATSVGRIGGVLAPLMVGMLVQREVAISLIFTIFFVTILIGAAAVLFLGRETKGLELAE
- a CDS encoding cell wall hydrolase, whose translation is MAAPSAGAQKLEQGVRGEHVLQLQEQLSELGYFKAGLTGYYGSITKGAVRKFQQAQGLSADGIAGPATLNRLNKKVAAQGNTLRQLAKLIHGEARGESFEGQVAVGAVVLNRVHSNAFPSSIPKVIFQKGQFTAIDDGQFNTKPTQTSYQAARKALNGTDPTHGALYYFNPKIATSLWSKSRPTLLTIGQHDFTR
- a CDS encoding AraC family transcriptional regulator yields the protein MNWEEYIQMWDHSSIQLVDIRQIVISSGGKQQYHLPVSSFIYIVQGQGSLWLDEDIHIFKRFYLLHAGKGSRIRIEAGQDEVTYYYILYRGSMSPKASKEIQKNYLMNNPFHLPYAYQPLAPVNLYRHVDSMYEEWNRRQVFERFHVKIFFYQFVYTLVQQLKLQGVTSKEKDMVEEIIQYIHEHFNESISLESLAEQWNYSIQYLSKQFKLRTGRSPIEYVIQARMAKAKELMIRTDATAQEIASSVGYSDVFYFTRLFKKQVGMTPGQYKKKMKESLGDSDSPWEGFVSSMGKHSSTCYVIDDNHYQYKTEGDRQMYRGTRSKMVLTLMLCFTLMLAACTNGNSSQNNSQGSAGGNSNQSAESTQNMPTNEAKEDTSMRKVSTVMGEVSVPAHPKRVVVDWDLGPVLAVGVTPVGASSTQMNFAKFLKPYLPDTVQDIGLEGSISLKKVLDLTPDIIITWNTAAYESYSKIAPTVVFETSKYSTIQEEITAMGDILGRQEEAKKWNEDFEKRTEAARNKIRNVIPKDATISIVDYITVDKFLMVIGNAGERGGRATYDILGLNPTPKVKSEIIDKKEDRIEVSWETVNDYVGDYVIVLSVEGKEPPKLPVTWTSLDAVKNHHVIEIEMEKYFAADSFSSLLQAEDIADKITKMAASAK
- a CDS encoding pentapeptide repeat-containing protein, which translates into the protein MHQMELWQQFLEQEVLPLRNSKIQELHTYYVRHRQEIVQGIVPLFDAFCERVRLQQEQGELQACSMLHVSLMRTRLNQGDPAYMLYASDRYREGEMPASGFLYDASWIYRYMEQWFEECESSRKRYMNRIDQVALHAWQTGQLYPFHVYMVHAVRYAMDDIRKLDSFQNLNKDIEFEVRVGEFQDHEVTESVYRMNGMQRSSITCKGWLESKLTSEYIYEHIASVDLTQGDYGEIDFNYARFEEVKLSGSHMEETSLLGTRFMRCQCDHVNFGETLLYDADFRGCDLSKARFDGALGGRDTFVDTHGLFYGMNGVQFQGANLNHASFRYAKIAGDFTGAQLEQVDFTGADLAGSQMLVQDRFRVQLTAEQRAAIEWVEKDS